TGCGAATGTATGCGAACACCGCGAACAAAATTCAAATAAAAATTCGCGGTGTTCGCATTTGTTCGCGGCATTTGCATTATTTTATCAATTCCTATCATTCAATAGGTGGCAACTTACATTATTAAAGAATAAGAGAACGCCTGCTTTCCGGTTTTCTGATTATCTTTAGTAAAATTTTATATCATGGAATTCAGCGCGCAGCAACTTGCAGCCCTGCTTGGCGGAAAAGTGGAAGGCAATGCCGGAGTGAAGGTGAACAAACTTTCGAAGATTGAAGAAGGAGAACCCGGCTCGGTTTCTTTTCTCGCCAACCCCAAATACACGCACTACATTTACACCACAAAAGCATCGGTGGTAATCGTGAATAAAGATTTTGCTGCAACTTCTCCCGTTTCGGCAACGCTCATTCGAGTGGAGAGCGCAGAGAATGCTTTCGCCAAACTGCTTGAAACCTATCACCAGGTGAAGACGAACAAAACCGGAATTTCAAAACAATCGTTCATTGCAGAAAGCGCAAAAGTGGGAAGCAATGTGTATGTGGGAGAATTTGCCGTTGTGAGCGAGAATGCAAAGATTGGCAGCAACGTAAAAATATATCCGCAGGTTTTCATTGGCGATAACGCGGTGGTGGGCGATGGCACCACTCTTTTTGCAGGCGTAAAAATTTATTCCGATACGGTGATTGGAAAAAACTGCATCATTCATTCGGGAACTGTTATTGGCAGCGATGGTT
The Bacteroidota bacterium DNA segment above includes these coding regions:
- the lpxD gene encoding UDP-3-O-(3-hydroxymyristoyl)glucosamine N-acyltransferase gives rise to the protein MEFSAQQLAALLGGKVEGNAGVKVNKLSKIEEGEPGSVSFLANPKYTHYIYTTKASVVIVNKDFAATSPVSATLIRVESAENAFAKLLETYHQVKTNKTGISKQSFIAESAKVGSNVYVGEFAVVSENAKIGSNVKIYPQVFIGDNAVVGDGTTLFAGVKIYSDTVIGKNCIIHSGTVIGSDGFRFAVEAQKKIPQTGNVVIEDDVEIGANCAIDRATLGSTILRKGVKFDNLIHIAHNVEVGANTYIAANCVVAGSTKIGSNCLFSGQVGVIGHLSIADNTTLAAQTGISKSIAKPGGAYLGSPAFEINKYRKAYIHFRNLETIVERLEKLEKEKVRE